A stretch of the Osmerus eperlanus chromosome 10, fOsmEpe2.1, whole genome shotgun sequence genome encodes the following:
- the ubap1lb gene encoding ubiquitin-associated protein 1-like yields MSSLDEVPIKTLLGTLEEAKEEVDLVTAPEITVPDYLTILQETEYEYSLENWVLTGLQGGYPSQPSSPVPHSPSEVPASCPPYWLMFSSPQESRLASRHSSDFWEPNPRPRSHSLNPAHLCSRVKFAISDSEEEGEGHSEEEERPSSENGSSSEGSGSGSIRPDQRQGGSPNLLNLPASQSGLAQQRRRNLRQSSLSVLETSRCNSKLPSSSSHRPPNSRSHTLDRIPTITHRKPSYPSLSPYSCLPPPPSGALRPLCSHTGVLDSSVELLSALSPEERELLEAITERGYPLRTAIIALQKAGQQSPDQILSYLVACDRLCEQGYDEAQVEEALEMFQNCETKAEEFLHLLTQFNEMGFQQNAIKEVLLVHENHRERALEELMMRVA; encoded by the exons ATGAGCAGTCTGGATGAGGTTCCTATCAAGACCCTACTGGGGACCCTGGAGGAGGCaaaggaggaggtggacctggtcACAGCCCCGGAGATCACCGTCCCTGACTACCTCACCATACTGCAGgagacagag TATGAGTACAGCCTGGAGAACTGGGTGCTGACAGGCTTGCAGGGTGGCTACCCCAGTCAGCCCAGCTCCCccgtcccccactccccctctgaGGTCCCGGCTTCCTGCCCCCCCTACTGGCTGATGTTCAGCAGCCCTCAGGAGAGCCGTCTGGCCAGTCGACACAGCTCCGACTTCTGGGAACCCAACCCCCGGCCTCGCTCACACAGCCTCAACCCAGCCCACCTGTGCTCCAGGGTGAAGTTTGCCATCTCGGActctgaggaggaaggagagggccactcagaagaagaagaacggCCTTCCTCAGAGAATGGATCCTCCTCTGAAGGTTCAGGCTCAGGTTCCATTCGACCAGACCAGAGACAAGGCGGCTCGCCTAACCTGCTCAACCTGCCCGCCTCTCAGAGTGGCCTGGCCCAGCAGCGCAGGAGGAACCTTCGccagtcctctctctcagtgttgGAGACCTCCCGCTGCAACTCCAAgcttccctcctcatcctcgcaTAGACCTCCTAACTCACGGTCACACACCCTGGACAGAATACCCACCATCACTCACCGCAAACCCTCATACCCG TCTCTGAGCCCCTACTcctgcctgccccctcctccctcgggGGCCTTGAGGCCCCTGTGTTCCCATACGGGGGTGCTGGACTCCTCGGTGGAGCTGCTGTCTGCCCTGAGcccggaggagagggagctgttGGAGGCGATCACAGAGAGAGGCTACCCTCTACGCACAGCCATCATCGCCCTGCAGAAGGCGGGTCAGCAGAGTCCAGACCag ATCCTGAGCTACCTGGTGGCGTGTGATCGGCTGTGTGAGCAGGGCTACGACGAGGCCCAGGTGGAGGAGGCCCTGGAGATGTTCCAGAACTGCGAGACCAAG gCTGAGGAGTTCCTTCACCTGCTGACCCAGTTCAACGAGATGGGCTTCCAGCAGAACGCCATCAAGGAGGTTCTGCTTGTCCATGAGAACCATCGCGAAAGGGCTCTGGAGGAACTAATGATGCGTGTGGCCTGA
- the kbtbd13a gene encoding kelch repeat and BTB domain-containing protein 13 — MKINSGVMMEPSRCLASGADGEEPAPSKPSQPAGMDILKVRVDETVFVVDKSLVTQHCEYFRALFQSGMRECQQEEIHLRELGAGGFLMALRVLSGERPMLSGDEIVEAIECASFLQVDSLTKHLINILNSDNCVLMYHTAATYGQRQLSHSAALFIRDMDSELREELGALPRELVEYIESLSPGRYMVVCTHSPTIELLQDSQRTVCFLDEEERDWKVLTQLPMNASTTMAGVTVLDNKLYIVGGVHDVSKKVVDTGYCYSPESDSWSLIPSPQQPRYNFTLIGHEGYLYALGGEFERKAMASVERYSISTGTWSFASDLPCPVASVVSTKAMSRIFISLWKSKGATEIQEYLPEQDRWVVETTLVRHQSYGHCMVAHRDNLYVMRNGPGEDFLLCVMDCYNLTTGQWTAMPGQYGNSKGALFTAVVIGDSVFTLNRKVTTEYSIEEHRWRMKREMTGFGRIGSMYTFLLRMPNAQHRILGNSHALIDGLSFGTRINHRPRSSLQCLD; from the coding sequence ATGAAAATCAATAGCGGTGTGATGATGGAGCCTAGCAGGTGCCTGGCCTCaggggctgatggtgaggagCCAGCCCCGTCCAAGCCTTCCCAGCCTGCCGGGATGGACATCCTCAAAGTGAGAGTAGATGAGACGGTTTTTGTGGTGGACAAATCCCTCGTCACTCAACACTGTGAGTACTTCCGAGCCCTTTTCCAGTCAGGAATGCGTGAATGCCAGCAGGAGGAGATCCACCTGAGGGagctgggggcgggggggtttcTGATGGCCCTGCGCGTCCTGAGCGGGGAGAGGCCCATGCTCAGCGGAGACGAGATCGTCGAGGCCATCGAGTGTGCCTCTTTCCTCCAGGTGGACTCCCTCACTAAACACCTCATAAATATCCTCAACTCTGACAACTGTGTGCTCATGTACCACACGGCGGCTACCTACGGGCAGCGGCAGCTCTCCCACAGCGCCGCTCTGTTTATCAGAGACATGGACTCTGAACTGAGAGAAGAACTGGGCGCCTTGCCAAGAGAGCTGGTGGAATACATTGAGTCCCTCAGTCCCGGCAGATACATGGTGGTCTGCACCCATTCCCCTACCATCGAGCTGCTGCAGGACTCCCAGAGGACGGTCTGCTTCCTGGacgaagaggagagagactggaaagTCTTGACTCAGTTACCCATGAATGCCAGCACAACCATGGCAGGCGTGACTGTCTTAGACAACAAACTGTACATTGTCGGAGGAGTGCATGACGTCAGCAAGAAAGTAGTAGACACTGGCTACTGCTACAGCCCGGAAAGTGACTCCTGGTCTCTGATCCCAAGCCCCCAGCAGCCCCGCTACAACTTCACTCTGATTGGACACGAGGGCTACCTCTATGCCCTGGGGGGGGAGTTTGAAAGGAAAGCCATGGCATCTGTGGAGCGGTACAGCATCTCTACAGGAACCTGGAGTTTTGCCTCAGACCTCCCCTGCCCTGTGGCCTCTGTGGTCTCAACCAAGGCCATGAGTAGGATCTTCATCAGCCTGTGGAAGTCTAAAGGTGCCACAGAGATCCAGGAGTATCTGCCTGAACAGGACCGGTGGGTGGTAGAAACCACTCTGGTCCGCCACCAGAGCTACGGTCACTGTATGGTAGCCCACAGGGACAATCTGTACGTGATGCGTAATGGGCCAGGCGAAgacttcctgctgtgtgtgatgGACTGTTATAATCTCACTACTGGCCAGTGGACGGCCATGCCAGGCCAGTATGGGAATAGTAAAGGGGCCCTATTCACAGCCGTGGTCATAGGGGACTCTGTTTTCACCCTCAACCGCAAGGTGACCACAGAGTACTCCATAGAGGAACACAGGTGGAGAATGAAAAGGGAGATGACTGGCTTTGGGAGGATTGGATCCATGTACACATTCCTCTTGAGGATGCCAAATGCCCAGCACCGCATTTTAGGAAACTCTCACGCTTTGATTGATGGTCTAAGTTTTGGGACCCGTATTAACCACAGACCCAGGTcctctttacaatgtttggactAA
- the pdcd7 gene encoding programmed cell death protein 7 has translation MQQPSSNTAGDTFGPGPYIPPLPIQPGGESTWDPLQRNMPIASSGTLWPPPYMPPPQQTPHKEWTPAAPGYGGQPYGYRPPMPMPPPRFDGYGPPSVSHGFGFDHTLPPPALPSHSGPCHFPPMMSDLQRPPHIGTSQSDPSTLGGPGRAWAGTNIRMTFDQQSTYPRTGSLDSQYVFHSNSRVDQPDHCFSENRTPLLKSPCGAPRGKELNFPGKTMTAQPLDEEAHQRMQDEQWLQRFLRNRVKQTIQTPEPKKSNLKVSVPHVRDAIYGAVELVSKLSMACETLKGNLENDSAWADSYTEALNVKKDLQERLKMLSDPEFMAGLKKKLSCISKRRTRRHRGKLVSLEDKQMREEQMAEKEAAIDKWRMKRIQEVEEKKREQELKLAADAVLSEVRKKQADVKRMLDILRSLEKLRKLRKEAASRKGIFPEQEADQVFDGQVERLRGLIKKRTAVYAAEENALRVMLEGEQEEERKRDLEKRQKKEQEKLVKKKREMEVMLFGDEMHVEHPLQPFREYYTQAERSVPALIQIRREWDMCLVPVDYPDGTAVPQTWVLPEPPSDEVWATALDRNSLPD, from the exons ATGCAGCAGCCATCGTCCAATACTGCAGGTGACACCTTCGGACCTGGACCTTACATACCACCGCTGCCAATACAGCCAGGTGGTGAGAGCACGTGGGATCCGTTGCAAAGGAACATGCCAATTGCATCGTCTGGGACGTTGTGGCCACCTCCATATATGCCACCACCACAACAAACTCCTCATAAAGAATGGACACCCGCCGCTCCAGGATATGGTGGTCAACCATACGGATATAGGCCCCCCATGCCAATGCCACCGCCCAGATTTGACGGTTACGGACCTCCAAGTGTATCCCACGGCTTTGGCTTTGATCACACTTTACCACCACCGGCCCTCCCCAGTCATTCGGGACCGTGCCACTTCCCCCCAATGATGAGCGACCTTCAAAGACCTCCACACATTGGAACCTCACAGTCCGACCCTAGCACTCTGGGTGGACCTGGGAGAGCGTGGGCAGGTACCAATATTCGAATGACATTTGATCAACAGTCCACCTACCCCAGGACAGGCTCACTAGACAGCCAATATGTCTTTCACTCTAACAGTAGAGTAGACCAACCAGaccattgtttttctgaaaatcGTACACCCCTCCTTAAATCCCCCTGTGGGGCTCCCCGGGGGAAAGAGCTCAATTTTCCAGGCAAGACCATGACTGCACAGCCTCTGGATGAAGAAGCCCATCAGAGGATGCAGGATGAGCAATGGCTCCAACGTTTTTTGAGGAACAGAGTAAAGCAAACTATCCAAACTCCAGAACCAAAGAAATCAAATTTAAAAGTATCTGTCCCTCACGTAAGAGATGCTATCTACGGGGCAGTTGAGCTTGTCTCAAAGCTGTCCATGGCATGTGAAACATTGAAAGGTAATTTGGAGAATGATAGTGCTTGGGCAGACTCCTACACAGAAGCGTTGAATGTGAAAAAGGACCTGCAAGAGAGACTGAAGATGCTAAGTGATCCTGAGTTTATGGCAGGTCTAAAAAAGAAGCTGTCCTGCATCAGCAAGAGGAGAACCAGACGCCATCGAGGGAAACTGGTCAGCCTGGAAGATAAACAGATGAGAGAAGAACAGATGGCTGAGAAAGAGGCAGCAATAGACAAATGGAGGATGAAACGCATACAAGAagtggaggagaaaaagagg GAGCAGGAGCTGAAGTTGGCAGCAGACGCGGTTCTCTCTGAAGTGAGGAAGAAGCAGGCAGATGTAAAGAGAATGCTGGACATCCTCCGTTCTTTGGAGAAACTACGCAAACTCAGGAAAGAGGCAGCGTCTCGGAAGg gGATCTTCCCAGAGCAGGAGGCCGATCAGGTGTTTGACGGACAGGTGGAGCGACTCAGAGGGCTGATAAAGAAGAGGACGGCCGTGTATGCTGCAGAGGAGAACGCTCTGAGAGTCatgctggagggagagcaggaggaggagcggaaAAGAGACCTGGAGAAACGAcagaagaaggagcaggagaaaCTTGTGAAGAAGAAGCGGGAGATGGAGGTCATGCTCTTCGGAG ATGAGATGCATGTTGAGCACCCCTTACAGCCCTTCAGGGAGTACTACACCCAGGCCGAGCGTTCAGTACCAGCTTTGATCCAGATACG GAGAGAGTGGGATATGTGCCTTGTTCCTGTGGACTATCCTGATGGTACTGCAGTGCCCCAGACATGGGTCCTCCCAGAGCCCCCGTCAGACGAGGTGTGGGCCACAGCCCTGGACAGAAACAGCCTCCCTGACTGA